The Ruania alba genome has a window encoding:
- a CDS encoding ABC transporter permease — translation MAVPLGAGVTGAARTRERTTDKGWRAAKRSWQRHWELYLLMAVPLLWFAVFKYVPMTNAVLAFKDYHLLEGVWGSPWVGLKHFEAFVSNPVALTLVKNTFVLSGYVLLASFPIPIILALALNEVRNGLFKRSVQMITYAPYFISTVVVVSMTILILSPQVGLLNDAFGLFGVPAPDMLGRADYFRHIYVWSDVWQTAGYSAVIYLAALAGIDPGLYEAARVDGASRLQRIRHVDIPGILPTAVIILILSVGNVMAIGFEKAFLLQNPLNLAQSEIIATYVYKVGVLSSNFSLGTAVGLFNSVVNLALLIGVNAIAKRVTGSGLW, via the coding sequence ATGGCCGTTCCCCTCGGCGCCGGCGTGACCGGCGCAGCACGGACCCGCGAGCGCACCACCGACAAGGGGTGGCGCGCCGCCAAGCGCAGCTGGCAGCGGCACTGGGAGCTCTACCTCCTGATGGCCGTGCCGCTGCTGTGGTTCGCGGTCTTCAAGTACGTTCCGATGACGAACGCCGTGCTCGCGTTCAAGGATTACCACCTGCTCGAAGGAGTGTGGGGCAGTCCCTGGGTCGGCCTGAAGCACTTCGAGGCGTTCGTCTCGAACCCGGTCGCGCTCACGCTCGTGAAGAACACCTTCGTGCTCTCTGGGTACGTGCTACTGGCGAGCTTCCCGATCCCGATCATTCTGGCGCTCGCGCTGAACGAGGTGCGCAACGGCTTGTTCAAGCGCAGCGTGCAGATGATCACCTACGCGCCGTACTTCATCTCGACGGTCGTGGTGGTCTCGATGACTATCCTCATCCTCTCCCCGCAGGTCGGACTGCTGAACGACGCCTTCGGCCTGTTCGGGGTGCCCGCGCCGGACATGCTCGGCCGGGCGGACTACTTCCGGCACATCTACGTGTGGAGCGACGTCTGGCAGACAGCGGGCTACTCCGCGGTGATCTATCTCGCCGCTCTCGCTGGGATCGACCCGGGTCTGTACGAGGCAGCCCGTGTGGACGGCGCCTCGCGGCTACAACGAATCAGGCACGTGGATATCCCAGGCATCCTGCCGACCGCCGTCATCATTCTGATCCTCTCGGTCGGCAATGTGATGGCGATCGGGTTCGAGAAGGCGTTCCTGCTGCAGAACCCGCTGAACCTGGCCCAGTCGGAGATCATCGCGACCTACGTCTACAAGGTCGGGGTGCTCAGCTCGAACTTCAGCCTCGGCACTGCCGTGGGCCTGTTCAACTCGGTGGTCAACCTCGCGCTGCTCATCGGCGTGAACGCCATCGCCAAGCGAGTCACGGGGAGCGGACTGTGGTGA
- a CDS encoding alpha-galactosidase: MLKSDDVVYTLRAAGTALVIEVTQPVPRVLHWGSDLGLDGRSGTDLVATATPAVLNNSPDEPRSMTVWPSERDGWAGTPAQRGHAAGSVDIARPELVDSSCTQAPGGGGQVHLSFTDAVSGLSSTLTYTMDAAGVLAVDATVVRTARPAPAPDGVPYTLDGLRTLMPVPDRASERLDFTGKWCRERSPQRATVGFGSHVRHARRGKPGHDTPYLMAVGTPGFGFGHGEVWATHLAWSGDAEYLLERLPEGAGVFAAALGAGEVLRSGEVLLDDGDRYHAPTTVFVWSETGLDGIADRLHRRLRARASHPAQPRPLVLNTWEAVYFDHDMDRLTTLVERAAQVGVERVVLDDGWFHGRRGDDAGLGDWTVDAGVWPSGLDPFVDLVRSYGMQFGLWFEPEMINLDSDLARAHPDWVLGPRQGLGPSARNQYVLDIGRPDAYEHVLKSVSALVAQYRIDYLKWDHNRDLLEAVGRRNGRDRPAVHEQTLALYRMLDDLRERHPGLEIETCSGGGGRIDLGILDRTDRLWASDCNDPVERSRIEQWTRLLVPPELIGSHLGAERSHTTGRKTDLSYRLISSLTAHAGIEWDLTTASEAELAAITAWADLYRELRPLLHTGRVVNADLADEAVALTGVIAQDGSRAVFVWSRATSSPSGQSGRVRLPGLDPRSRYRLRLRDELGGTRRHQVQDPAWLTEAAANGLDLDGTVLTVVGIPLPTLNPQQALLLDVEQLG; the protein is encoded by the coding sequence ATGCTCAAGTCGGACGACGTCGTCTACACCCTCCGAGCCGCTGGGACGGCTCTCGTGATCGAGGTGACCCAACCGGTCCCTCGGGTGCTGCACTGGGGCAGCGACCTCGGGCTCGACGGCCGTTCCGGTACCGACCTCGTGGCGACGGCGACACCCGCAGTGCTGAACAATTCCCCGGACGAACCGCGGTCGATGACCGTGTGGCCGTCGGAACGGGACGGCTGGGCTGGCACTCCCGCCCAGAGAGGCCATGCCGCCGGGAGCGTCGACATCGCTCGCCCCGAACTTGTGGACTCCTCATGCACTCAGGCCCCCGGCGGCGGGGGCCAGGTGCACCTGTCCTTCACCGACGCCGTCAGCGGCCTGAGCAGCACGCTCACCTACACGATGGACGCCGCAGGTGTGCTCGCCGTGGACGCGACCGTCGTTCGCACGGCACGACCGGCACCAGCCCCCGACGGCGTCCCGTACACCCTGGACGGGCTCCGCACCCTGATGCCCGTACCCGACCGGGCGAGCGAGCGGCTCGACTTCACCGGCAAGTGGTGCCGGGAGCGTTCACCGCAGCGGGCAACCGTCGGATTCGGCAGCCACGTCCGCCACGCCCGCCGCGGGAAGCCGGGGCACGACACCCCTTACCTGATGGCTGTCGGAACCCCGGGGTTCGGGTTCGGTCACGGCGAGGTGTGGGCCACACACCTGGCCTGGAGTGGCGACGCGGAATACCTCCTGGAACGACTCCCCGAGGGCGCAGGGGTGTTCGCCGCCGCGCTCGGCGCCGGAGAGGTGCTTCGCTCCGGCGAGGTCCTGCTCGACGATGGGGATCGCTATCACGCTCCGACAACGGTGTTCGTGTGGTCCGAGACAGGGCTGGATGGGATCGCCGACCGCCTCCACCGACGTCTGCGCGCCCGCGCCTCACACCCCGCACAGCCCCGGCCGCTCGTGCTGAACACATGGGAGGCGGTCTATTTCGACCACGACATGGACCGGCTCACCACTCTGGTCGAGCGCGCCGCGCAGGTGGGTGTGGAGCGTGTGGTCCTCGACGATGGCTGGTTCCACGGCCGCCGTGGCGACGACGCGGGCCTGGGCGACTGGACCGTGGACGCCGGTGTCTGGCCGTCTGGACTGGACCCGTTCGTCGATCTGGTGCGCTCCTACGGGATGCAGTTCGGTCTCTGGTTCGAGCCCGAGATGATCAACCTTGATTCCGATCTTGCCCGTGCTCACCCGGACTGGGTGCTCGGGCCACGTCAGGGGTTGGGTCCCTCCGCACGGAACCAGTACGTGCTCGATATCGGCCGCCCCGATGCCTACGAGCACGTGCTCAAGAGCGTCAGTGCACTCGTGGCGCAGTACCGGATCGACTACCTGAAGTGGGACCACAACCGGGACCTGCTCGAAGCGGTGGGACGCCGGAACGGCCGCGACCGCCCGGCGGTGCACGAGCAGACGCTTGCCCTGTACCGGATGCTCGACGATCTGAGGGAACGACACCCAGGTCTGGAGATCGAGACCTGTTCCGGCGGGGGCGGACGCATCGACCTGGGCATCCTGGACCGGACCGACCGACTCTGGGCCTCGGACTGCAATGACCCGGTCGAGCGCTCCCGGATCGAACAGTGGACCCGGCTCCTGGTGCCCCCGGAGCTGATCGGGTCACATCTGGGAGCGGAGCGCTCCCACACCACCGGCCGCAAGACCGACCTGTCCTACCGGCTGATCAGCTCCCTGACGGCGCACGCCGGTATCGAGTGGGACCTCACCACCGCCTCGGAGGCCGAGCTGGCCGCCATCACGGCGTGGGCCGACCTGTACCGCGAGCTGAGACCGCTGCTGCACACCGGCCGAGTGGTGAACGCCGACCTGGCCGACGAGGCCGTCGCGCTCACTGGGGTGATCGCCCAGGACGGTTCCCGTGCCGTCTTCGTCTGGTCCCGCGCCACAAGCTCCCCCTCCGGTCAGTCCGGGCGCGTACGTCTGCCGGGTTTGGACCCGCGGAGCCGCTACCGGCTTCGGCTGCGCGACGAGCTCGGCGGCACCCGTAGGCACCAGGTGCAGGACCCGGCGTGGCTCACGGAGGCGGCCGCGAACGGTCTCGACCTCGACGGCACAGTCCTGACCGTGGTCGGAATCCCGCTTCCGACCCTCAACCCCCAGCAGGCCCTGCTGCTCGACGTCGAACAGCTGGGCTGA
- a CDS encoding NAD-dependent succinate-semialdehyde dehydrogenase gives MTRIRNPWLDRIDGGLWIDGESIPGTGTAIDVIDPSTGELLGTVADADVDHATLATSAAAEAMPSWSTTPPRERAEVLRRCFDLMTESIDDLADLVSLENGKALADARAEIAYAAEFFRWYAEEAVRISGSLTTAPAGQNKIMVLQQPVGVAALVTPWNFPAAMATRKIAPALAAGCGVVLKPASSTPLTAFAIAQLMSQAGVPDGLVNVVTTRSSGSVVSQLLHDPRVRALSFTGSTSVGRSLLIEAADQVLVCSMELGGNAPVVVLDDADLDTALPGILQAKMRNGGQACTAANRILVHHSLHDELADRLAQAMGSLQVGPGREPTTECGPMIDDRAVAKAHALVTQAVAEGARLVVGGAPLERPGSYYPPTVVANTAAISPLAAEEVFAPVATLIPFDDDDHAVALANATEFGLAGYVFSSDLARALALAERLDVGMVGVNRGVVSDPAAPFGGVKQSGLGREGSVDGIEEFLEKKYIAVSW, from the coding sequence ATGACTCGTATTCGCAACCCCTGGCTGGACCGGATCGACGGCGGCCTCTGGATCGACGGAGAGTCCATCCCGGGCACCGGAACCGCGATCGACGTGATCGATCCATCCACCGGAGAGCTGCTGGGCACTGTTGCCGATGCCGACGTCGATCACGCGACACTGGCGACGAGCGCAGCGGCCGAAGCCATGCCGTCATGGTCGACGACCCCTCCGCGCGAACGTGCGGAGGTATTGCGGCGTTGCTTCGACCTGATGACAGAGTCGATCGACGACCTTGCCGACCTCGTCTCCCTCGAGAACGGCAAGGCGCTGGCGGACGCGCGCGCCGAGATCGCCTACGCGGCCGAGTTCTTCCGGTGGTATGCCGAGGAGGCGGTCCGCATCAGCGGCTCACTCACGACCGCGCCCGCAGGGCAGAACAAGATCATGGTCCTGCAGCAACCGGTCGGCGTGGCCGCGCTCGTGACTCCGTGGAACTTCCCGGCCGCGATGGCCACACGAAAGATCGCGCCAGCCCTGGCAGCCGGATGTGGAGTCGTGCTGAAACCAGCAAGTTCCACGCCACTGACTGCGTTCGCCATCGCCCAACTGATGTCGCAGGCCGGGGTGCCCGACGGGCTCGTCAATGTGGTGACCACCCGCAGCTCGGGTTCTGTGGTGTCACAACTGCTGCACGACCCGCGGGTCCGTGCCCTGTCCTTCACCGGTTCCACGTCCGTGGGACGGTCCTTGCTGATCGAGGCTGCCGACCAGGTCTTGGTGTGCAGCATGGAGCTGGGCGGCAACGCACCGGTTGTCGTCCTGGACGACGCCGACCTGGACACCGCACTCCCCGGCATCCTGCAAGCCAAGATGCGCAACGGCGGGCAGGCATGCACTGCAGCGAACCGGATCCTCGTTCACCACTCGCTGCACGATGAGCTCGCCGACCGGCTCGCCCAGGCCATGGGGTCGCTCCAGGTCGGACCGGGCCGAGAACCCACTACCGAGTGTGGCCCGATGATCGACGATCGCGCTGTTGCCAAGGCGCACGCACTCGTCACACAAGCCGTCGCCGAGGGAGCACGATTGGTGGTGGGCGGCGCACCGCTGGAACGCCCCGGTTCCTACTACCCGCCCACCGTGGTCGCCAACACCGCGGCCATTTCACCTCTCGCAGCCGAGGAGGTCTTTGCCCCAGTCGCCACCCTCATCCCGTTCGATGACGACGACCACGCCGTTGCGTTGGCGAACGCCACCGAGTTTGGTCTCGCGGGCTACGTGTTCTCCAGTGACCTGGCGCGAGCTCTCGCCCTTGCCGAACGACTGGACGTGGGCATGGTCGGCGTCAACCGCGGCGTTGTCTCGGACCCGGCTGCACCGTTCGGCGGAGTCAAGCAGAGCGGTCTCGGCCGGGAGGGAAGCGTCGACGGCATCGAAGAGTTCCTGGAGAAAAAGTACATCGCCGTCTCCTGGTGA
- a CDS encoding extracellular solute-binding protein, translating to MSINRRRAAAGGLAMAMAMTAAACSSDTEGSEPGGPVTLSVFTMEGADQDLETNLFTEHLREDLGVEFDFQLTTYDGTAAAEARQISLASGDLPDVYMLVSWVDQFSQNELLNLSSQGVLIPLNDLIAEHAPNLQQAFEDHPDYEALATAPDGNIYGLPQWNDCFHCSYQAKLWMNSDWLDAVGMDMPTTTEEMREVLNAFLTEDPNGNGEADEIPLSGAVGIADVVPFFMNAFAYDPLGGESSTLSLALDGDQVVSQAVQPEWREGLEYLAALYEDGVIDQGAFTQNVEALQAKGNNADDALLGSCTAMHPAVCLALTDEEPRHTAYEAVPPLVGPDGAQHATYNFPSTPGAMFAITASATEAEQVAAIQMLDVLYSFEGHALGQFGPEGVAWRLPEEGDIALDETLEPTLARLPADPDDPASTNGAWGSNAQLYSPAEWRNTEVQPEDPYLAAGYERRLFEATELYAGHEPTDQIFPFWNVWVDGSMSSELAALQTNIESYIEQSTGEFVTGQRDITDDGEWAEYVDGLDALGLPRYLEIYQQAHEASGA from the coding sequence ATGTCGATCAACAGAAGGCGCGCCGCGGCGGGCGGACTGGCCATGGCGATGGCCATGACCGCCGCAGCGTGCAGCAGCGATACCGAGGGCAGCGAGCCCGGCGGCCCCGTGACACTGAGCGTGTTCACGATGGAGGGAGCCGACCAGGATCTTGAGACGAACCTGTTCACCGAGCACCTCCGCGAGGATCTCGGAGTCGAGTTCGACTTCCAGCTCACCACATACGACGGCACGGCAGCCGCTGAGGCACGGCAAATCTCCCTGGCAAGCGGTGACCTGCCGGACGTCTACATGCTGGTCTCCTGGGTTGACCAGTTCTCCCAGAATGAGTTGCTCAACCTTAGCTCTCAAGGAGTGCTGATCCCGTTGAACGACCTCATTGCCGAGCACGCGCCGAACCTGCAGCAGGCGTTCGAGGATCACCCTGACTACGAGGCCCTTGCCACCGCCCCGGACGGGAACATCTACGGCCTGCCGCAGTGGAACGACTGCTTCCACTGCAGCTACCAAGCAAAGCTGTGGATGAACTCGGACTGGCTGGACGCCGTCGGGATGGACATGCCGACCACCACCGAGGAGATGCGTGAGGTCCTGAATGCCTTCCTCACTGAGGATCCGAACGGCAACGGTGAGGCTGACGAGATCCCGCTCAGCGGTGCGGTCGGGATCGCCGACGTCGTTCCGTTCTTCATGAACGCGTTCGCCTACGACCCGCTCGGTGGGGAGTCCAGCACTCTCTCCCTCGCCCTGGACGGCGACCAGGTGGTCTCCCAGGCCGTGCAGCCCGAGTGGCGCGAGGGCCTCGAGTACCTGGCCGCGTTGTACGAAGACGGTGTGATCGACCAGGGCGCGTTCACGCAGAACGTCGAGGCGCTCCAGGCCAAGGGGAACAACGCCGACGACGCGCTGCTGGGCTCGTGCACCGCGATGCACCCGGCTGTGTGCCTGGCGCTCACCGACGAAGAACCGCGGCACACGGCATATGAGGCGGTGCCGCCGCTGGTCGGCCCGGACGGCGCCCAGCATGCCACGTACAACTTCCCGAGCACACCGGGGGCGATGTTTGCGATCACTGCCTCCGCCACCGAGGCGGAGCAGGTGGCAGCGATCCAAATGCTCGACGTGCTCTACTCGTTCGAAGGGCATGCTCTGGGACAGTTCGGCCCGGAGGGGGTTGCCTGGCGGCTGCCGGAGGAGGGTGACATCGCCCTCGACGAGACCCTTGAGCCGACTCTAGCTCGCCTGCCCGCAGATCCGGACGACCCGGCGAGTACGAATGGTGCATGGGGCTCCAACGCGCAGCTGTACTCCCCGGCGGAGTGGCGCAACACCGAGGTGCAGCCGGAGGACCCCTACCTCGCAGCCGGCTACGAACGTCGCCTGTTCGAGGCGACCGAGCTTTACGCCGGGCACGAACCGACCGATCAGATCTTCCCGTTCTGGAACGTCTGGGTGGATGGGTCGATGTCCAGCGAGCTGGCGGCCCTGCAGACGAACATCGAGAGCTACATCGAGCAGAGCACCGGTGAGTTCGTCACCGGCCAGCGAGACATTACCGACGATGGTGAGTGGGCTGAGTACGTCGACGGGCTGGACGCCCTGGGGTTGCCCCGCTACCTCGAGATCTACCAACAGGCACACGAGGCCTCCGGGGCGTAG
- a CDS encoding carbohydrate ABC transporter permease, with translation MTSVRDDSVPVARRVPPVGISMGGSSGPAAPRRRRRMKESPTDLVFLIAVYLLLTTFLLVVLLPLIYIVASSFSDPLAVSSGEVFLWPVDFTLRGYEAVLSDPQILTGYANSLFYTVVGTLISVTFTVAIAYPLSRRDLFGRNVITMGVVFTMLFSGGLIPTYLVVQSLGMLDTRWALLLPQAIGVWQVIIARSFFRTSIPDELAEAAQLDGARDLRFLWSVVLPLSKPLLAVIALMYAIFQWNSYFDALLYIRDSDLQPLQIVLRNILIVGSGSGMDVGDAIARQQMADLVKYSLIVVSSVPVLLIYPFVARHFTKGVMVGSVKG, from the coding sequence GTGACCAGTGTGAGAGACGACTCGGTGCCCGTGGCGCGGCGCGTGCCGCCGGTCGGCATCAGCATGGGCGGGAGCTCGGGGCCGGCGGCGCCGCGTCGCCGCCGCCGGATGAAGGAGTCGCCCACCGACCTGGTCTTCCTGATCGCGGTCTACCTGCTGCTGACCACCTTCCTGCTGGTGGTGCTGCTGCCGTTGATCTATATCGTGGCCAGCTCGTTCAGCGATCCGTTGGCGGTGAGCTCGGGAGAGGTGTTCCTCTGGCCGGTGGACTTCACCCTGCGAGGCTACGAGGCCGTCCTGAGCGACCCGCAGATCCTCACCGGATATGCGAACTCGCTGTTCTACACGGTGGTCGGCACCCTGATCAGCGTCACGTTCACGGTCGCGATCGCGTACCCGCTCTCCCGCCGCGACCTGTTTGGACGGAACGTCATCACGATGGGCGTGGTCTTCACCATGCTGTTCTCCGGCGGCCTGATCCCGACCTACCTCGTGGTGCAGTCGCTGGGGATGCTGGATACGCGATGGGCGTTGCTGCTGCCGCAGGCCATCGGGGTGTGGCAGGTGATCATCGCCCGCTCCTTCTTCCGCACCTCCATCCCGGACGAGCTTGCTGAGGCGGCCCAGCTCGACGGTGCACGAGACCTGCGCTTCCTCTGGTCGGTGGTGCTACCACTGTCCAAGCCGCTGCTCGCCGTGATCGCACTGATGTACGCGATCTTCCAATGGAACTCGTATTTCGACGCCCTCCTGTACATCCGTGACTCCGATCTGCAGCCGCTGCAGATCGTGCTCCGGAACATTCTCATCGTGGGTTCGGGCTCCGGCATGGACGTCGGTGACGCCATCGCTCGGCAGCAGATGGCGGACCTGGTGAAGTACTCCCTGATCGTCGTCTCCAGCGTTCCCGTGCTCCTCATCTATCCCTTCGTGGCACGGCACTTCACCAAGGGCGTGATGGTCGGCTCGGTGAAGGGTTGA
- a CDS encoding glycoside hydrolase family 95 protein: protein MTAGRDLCYGTPAQHWMQAVPVGNGRLGAMVFGHPDSERIALNLDTLWSGGPRASGVADGPQTLRRVRDLLLEQGDHGGAGDASVVLQGPDPESYQPLGDLRLEFEESLLPGGEYERRLDLGTGAATSRATTGGVTRTEQVVASAPAGALVVRVEQEGAPFSLTARVDTVHQVVARGGHGETVLLTGRAPSGVAPEFSDQGDPVRYRDGEGILFAVALRASTDGGTVEVVDGRLHVRGSRALTLVLTAEDSFVDWRTPPSQDAAAVVERARQGVEKAAGAPWSELRDTAVADHRTLFDRVALTIGSGAAAVTVPTDAQLRAVTDGGVSDDLVALMFDMGRYLLIESSRPGTQAANLQGIWNELVRPPWASDWTININTQMNYWPAEPTALAECAEPLFDLVDSLVESGERTAKEIYDAPGWVAHHNVDLWRTSWPVGDGDGAPSFAMWPMGGVWLCSHLVEHVAFSADGGAFLAERAWPAVRGAAEFVLALLVRDPRPGPTQGRLVTVPSTSPENSFIDERGRHVAVDAMVTMDLWLVRELFRNVQWMASRLGREDDDVARAVRAAAAELPEPTIGPDGRLQEWSGPRQEAEPGHRHMSHLYGLHPGSEIDPRQTPELAAAARASLEARLRSGGGHTGWSRAWLVAFWARLGDGDAALESLDIMLRDSIAENFFCLHPPAWFQIDGNFGVTAGITEMLLQSHTPVIRLLPALPARWESGSVRGLRARGGVSVDLSWSADGPTTATLTARTDTTVQVGWPDQEPVTVTLVAGVPQEIAAALVS, encoded by the coding sequence ATGACCGCAGGACGAGATCTGTGCTACGGGACACCGGCGCAGCACTGGATGCAGGCCGTTCCCGTCGGCAACGGCAGGCTCGGCGCGATGGTGTTCGGCCACCCGGACTCCGAACGTATTGCCCTGAACCTGGACACCCTCTGGTCTGGTGGGCCGCGAGCCTCGGGCGTGGCCGATGGCCCGCAGACCCTGCGGCGGGTCCGGGACCTGCTGCTGGAGCAGGGCGACCACGGCGGAGCCGGTGACGCGTCGGTTGTCCTCCAAGGGCCCGACCCGGAGTCCTACCAGCCGCTCGGAGACCTACGTCTGGAGTTCGAGGAGTCGCTCCTGCCGGGCGGCGAGTACGAGCGACGGTTGGATCTCGGCACCGGAGCGGCGACCTCGCGTGCCACCACCGGGGGCGTCACGCGCACCGAGCAGGTGGTGGCCTCGGCACCTGCGGGCGCCCTCGTGGTACGGGTGGAACAGGAAGGTGCACCGTTCTCGTTGACGGCTCGAGTGGACACGGTGCACCAGGTAGTGGCGAGAGGGGGCCACGGCGAGACGGTGCTGCTCACCGGCCGCGCGCCGTCGGGAGTGGCCCCCGAGTTCAGCGACCAGGGCGATCCTGTGCGCTACCGCGACGGCGAAGGCATCCTCTTCGCCGTGGCCCTGCGGGCCAGCACCGACGGCGGCACGGTGGAGGTGGTGGACGGGCGCCTGCACGTGCGGGGGAGCCGGGCGCTCACCCTCGTGCTGACGGCGGAAGACTCTTTCGTGGACTGGCGCACCCCGCCGAGCCAGGACGCTGCAGCGGTGGTCGAGCGCGCCCGGCAGGGGGTCGAGAAAGCCGCCGGGGCGCCCTGGTCGGAGCTGCGCGACACCGCCGTGGCGGACCATCGCACCCTGTTCGACCGGGTGGCGCTGACCATCGGCTCCGGCGCTGCTGCTGTCACGGTGCCCACGGATGCCCAGCTCCGGGCTGTCACCGACGGTGGGGTGAGCGATGATCTCGTGGCGCTCATGTTCGACATGGGCCGCTACCTCCTGATCGAGTCCTCCCGGCCCGGTACCCAGGCCGCCAACCTGCAGGGCATCTGGAACGAGTTGGTGCGCCCACCATGGGCCTCGGACTGGACCATCAACATCAACACCCAGATGAACTACTGGCCGGCCGAGCCCACCGCGCTCGCGGAGTGCGCCGAGCCGCTGTTCGACCTGGTGGACTCCCTGGTGGAGTCGGGGGAGCGCACCGCGAAGGAGATCTACGATGCTCCTGGCTGGGTGGCGCACCACAACGTGGATCTGTGGCGGACCAGCTGGCCGGTGGGAGACGGCGACGGTGCACCATCGTTCGCGATGTGGCCGATGGGCGGGGTCTGGCTCTGTTCCCACCTGGTGGAGCACGTCGCGTTCTCCGCTGACGGAGGAGCATTCCTCGCCGAGCGGGCATGGCCGGCGGTCCGTGGTGCTGCCGAGTTCGTGCTGGCATTGCTGGTACGTGACCCGCGCCCAGGCCCCACCCAGGGGCGTCTGGTGACCGTCCCCTCGACCTCTCCGGAGAACTCGTTCATCGACGAGCGCGGACGACACGTGGCGGTCGATGCCATGGTGACGATGGACCTGTGGCTGGTACGCGAGCTGTTCCGGAATGTGCAGTGGATGGCCAGCCGGCTGGGTCGCGAAGATGACGACGTGGCCCGGGCCGTCCGGGCAGCGGCAGCGGAGCTGCCGGAGCCGACGATCGGCCCGGACGGCAGGCTGCAGGAGTGGTCCGGACCCCGGCAGGAGGCCGAACCGGGGCACCGGCACATGTCGCATCTGTACGGTCTGCACCCGGGCAGCGAGATCGACCCGCGGCAGACCCCAGAACTGGCGGCCGCTGCACGCGCCTCGCTGGAGGCCCGTCTTCGGTCCGGCGGCGGTCACACCGGGTGGAGCCGGGCCTGGCTGGTGGCATTCTGGGCCCGCCTCGGCGACGGTGACGCGGCACTGGAGAGTCTGGACATCATGCTCCGTGACTCCATCGCGGAGAACTTCTTCTGCCTGCACCCGCCCGCCTGGTTCCAGATTGACGGCAACTTCGGGGTGACTGCCGGTATCACCGAGATGCTGCTTCAGTCGCACACACCGGTGATCAGGCTCCTACCTGCTCTGCCCGCCCGGTGGGAATCGGGTTCGGTCCGCGGGTTGCGTGCGCGCGGGGGCGTGTCGGTGGATCTGAGCTGGTCGGCCGATGGGCCGACGACGGCGACTTTGACCGCGCGCACGGACACGACGGTCCAGGTCGGCTGGCCGGACCAGGAGCCGGTCACGGTCACGCTGGTCGCGGGAGTCCCGCAGGAGATCGCGGCTGCACTCGTGTCGTAA
- a CDS encoding iron-containing alcohol dehydrogenase encodes MSASTTNPQSPTEDSAAFGVLRGPRRLIFGQGQRHAVAHEVAALGTRVLVCTDSRVAGSTAFAEMINGLRQAGCTVTVYDRVEAELPVTSVHECVTSAGDLAPDVVLGVGGGTCIDLAKAAALLLTHHGRLQDYYGENAVPGPVLPVVAVPTTGGTGSEVTPVCVLTDPAAEFKVGISSLHLIPDVAICDPDLTLSCPPALTASAGADALSHLVEAFTAVRRGPEVTTEQRVFVGKNMLSDHYARWGLGLIGRSLARAVDHPADRQARADVMLAANAGGYALGVAGTAAAHAVQYPVGALTKTPHGVGVGTLLPYVMRLNQSARSAEFAEIGAQLGAETTSDGGIDAVTDLLAAIRIPATLAELGVTDADAGYIAERTMRSRRLVDNNPVPLDEVTVRRLVDAAIAGDHSALSD; translated from the coding sequence ATGTCGGCTTCGACGACGAACCCGCAGTCCCCCACGGAGGACTCGGCCGCATTCGGTGTGCTCCGAGGACCACGTCGGTTGATCTTCGGCCAGGGGCAACGCCACGCTGTCGCTCACGAGGTGGCCGCGCTCGGCACCCGCGTGCTCGTGTGCACCGACTCACGGGTTGCGGGTTCCACCGCCTTCGCCGAGATGATCAATGGGCTGCGGCAGGCGGGATGCACGGTGACCGTGTACGACCGGGTCGAAGCCGAACTTCCGGTGACCAGCGTCCATGAGTGCGTGACGTCCGCTGGCGACCTGGCTCCGGACGTCGTCCTCGGCGTCGGTGGCGGTACCTGCATCGATCTCGCCAAGGCAGCGGCGCTGCTCCTCACCCATCACGGCCGGCTGCAGGACTACTACGGAGAGAACGCCGTTCCTGGACCGGTGCTGCCAGTCGTGGCTGTCCCCACCACCGGGGGCACCGGCTCAGAGGTGACGCCTGTATGCGTCCTCACCGATCCTGCCGCAGAGTTCAAAGTGGGCATCTCATCACTGCACCTGATCCCGGACGTCGCGATCTGTGATCCTGACCTGACGCTCTCGTGCCCGCCGGCCCTCACCGCAAGCGCCGGAGCAGATGCACTGAGCCACCTCGTCGAGGCCTTCACCGCAGTGCGCCGAGGCCCCGAGGTGACCACCGAGCAACGGGTATTCGTCGGCAAGAACATGCTCTCCGACCACTACGCACGGTGGGGTCTGGGGCTGATCGGACGCAGCCTTGCCCGCGCCGTCGATCATCCGGCAGACCGGCAGGCACGAGCGGACGTCATGCTCGCTGCCAACGCAGGTGGATACGCCCTCGGTGTGGCCGGGACAGCCGCTGCCCATGCTGTCCAGTACCCGGTCGGCGCTCTGACCAAGACCCCGCACGGCGTCGGAGTGGGCACGTTGTTGCCGTACGTGATGCGTCTGAACCAATCAGCGCGGAGCGCCGAGTTCGCCGAGATCGGCGCCCAGCTCGGAGCTGAGACTACGTCCGACGGGGGAATCGATGCGGTGACCGACCTCTTGGCTGCCATCCGAATCCCGGCGACTCTTGCCGAGCTCGGTGTGACCGACGCCGATGCCGGTTACATCGCCGAGCGAACGATGCGCTCACGCCGGCTCGTCGACAACAACCCCGTCCCGCTGGACGAAGTCACAGTACGTCGCCTCGTCGACGCCGCCATCGCCGGTGACCACAGCGCCCTGTCCGACTAG